The following coding sequences are from one Helicoverpa armigera isolate CAAS_96S chromosome 2, ASM3070526v1, whole genome shotgun sequence window:
- the LOC110378480 gene encoding alcohol dehydrogenase 2 — MDRNPKNKAVVITGGAGGIGYEMADQFLQNGAKTVILLDITEAAGVTAAQTLNEKYGKDKAVFIKCDITKDLEKVSSDIFQKYEVDVLINNAGILDETDLRKTIEINCIALMEWSMKFFEHWRVDQGGRGGTIFNVSSIYGFEYNPWLVYYKTSKQAVLGFTRSLGHPFNYNTTGVRVIAVCPGFTKTTILGGKSWDIHEAGFNKVMEDVVMQVPEVVGKAAVEIYGVADSGTVWVAANNEPIKLAPMC; from the coding sequence ATGGAtcgaaaccctaaaaacaaagCGGTAGTGATAACTGGAGGCGCAGGAGGCATAGGGTATGAAATGGCGgaccagtttttacaaaatggagCCAAAACTGTAATCCTTTTGGACATCACTGAAGCAGCCGGCGTTACAGCTGCCCAAACactaaatgaaaaatatggaaaagataaagcagttttcattaaatgtgatataacaaaagatttagaaaaagtcagcagtgatattttccaaaaatatgaaGTTGATGTTTTAATCAACAACGCGGGAATATTAGACGAGACTGATCTCAGGAAGACGATAGAGATCAACTGCATAGCTTTGATGGAATGGAGCATGAAGTTCTTCGAGCACTGGAGAGTCGACCAGGGAGGTCGAGGTGGCACAATCTTCAATGTATCTTCAATTTATGGATTCGAGTACAATCCTTGGCTAGTCTACTATAAAACTTCGAAACAAGCTGTATTGGGCTTTACCAGATCGCTTGGGCATCCTTTTAACTACAACACAACTGGTGTGAGAGTCATTGCCGTCTGTCCGGGATTCACAAAAACTACAATATTGGGTGGAAAATCATGGGACATTCACGAAGCTGGTTTCAATAAAGTGATGGAAGATGTGGTGATGCAGGTACCAGAGGTAGTTGGCAAGGCCGCTGTGGAGATCTACGGTGTGGCCGACAGTGGAACTGTGTGGGTAGCGGCAAACAATGAGCCCATCAAACTTGCACCGATGTGTTAA
- the LOC110378479 gene encoding LOW QUALITY PROTEIN: 15-hydroxyprostaglandin dehydrogenase [NAD(+)] (The sequence of the model RefSeq protein was modified relative to this genomic sequence to represent the inferred CDS: substituted 1 base at 1 genomic stop codon), which produces MEREPKDKVIVITGGAKGIGFEIAHHFLECGAKTLILLDNSEAAGVTAAQTLNEKYGKDKAVFIECDITKDLEKVSRHILQTYQVDVLINNAGILDESDLRKTMEINCIAXMDWSMKFFEHWRIDQGGRGGTIFNVASIYGFEYNPFAIYYKTSKHAVLGFTRSLGHPFNYNITGVRVIAICPGFTETALLAGKSWEIHKEEFQKQMEEKITMQKPKVVAKAAVEIFGVADSGTAWVAANNEPIKLTPMC; this is translated from the coding sequence ATGGAACGAGAACCAAAAGATAAAGTGATAGTTATTACCGGTGGTGCAAAAGGCATAGGGTTCGAAATTGCACACCATTTTTTAGAATGTGGAGCCAAAACTTTGATCCTTTTAGACAACAGTGAAGCAGCCGGCGTTACAGCTGCCCAAACACTAAATGAGAAATATGGAAAAGACAAAGCAGTTTTCATTGAATGTGATATAACAAAAGATTTGGAAAAAGTCAGCAGACACATTTTACAAACATACCAAGttgatgttttaataaataacgcAGGAATACTCGATGAGAGTGACCTCAGGAAGACGATGGAAATTAACTGTATAGCTTAGATGGATTGGAGCATGAAGTTCTTCGAGCACTGGAGAATCGACCAAGGAGGTCGAGGTGGTACGATCTTCAATGTAGCTTCAATTTATGGATTCGAATATAATCCGTTTGCGATCTACTACAAAACCTCAAAACATGCAGTGTTAGGCTTTACCAGGTCATTGGGTCATCCTTTTAACTACAATATAACTGGTGTGAGAGTTATTGCCATCTGTCCAGGATTCACAGAAACTGCATTGTTAGCTGGTAAATCTTGGGAAATTCATAAGGAAGAGTTTCAAAAACAAATGGAAGAGAAAATAACAATGCAGAAACCAAAGGTAGTTGCTAAGGCTGCTGTGGAGATCTTTGGTGTGGCTGACAGTGGAACTGCGTGGGTAGCGGCAAATAATGAGCCTATCAAACTTACACCAATGTGTTAG
- the LOC110378478 gene encoding 15-hydroxyprostaglandin dehydrogenase [NAD(+)], whose amino-acid sequence MARDLTDKVVVITGGAEGIGYEIADNYLQKGAKITILLDINETLGAEAVKKLTAKHGNNKAAFLRCDVTEDMKTVSKWIFDSYKVDILVNNAGILNDRAVKKTIDINVTAVAEWGLAFWDHMRKDKGGNGGTIINLASIYGYRVDQFLPVYQASKFAVMGFTKSLGHVANFERTGVRVIAICPGFTETKLTDQPATWQMGQDNEFGKFLKAQLWQKVEAVGKAAVDIYQKANSGTAWLIEGGKPIVEVAK is encoded by the coding sequence ATGGCGCGAGACTTAACTGACAAAGTGGTTGTGATAACCGGTGGAGCAGAGGGCATCGGTTACGAAATTGCCGACAATTATCTTCAAAAAGGGGCCAAAATCACCATCCTTCTCGACATCAACGAAACTCTCGGTGCTGAGGCTGTGAAGAAACTTACAGCCAAACATGGAAATAACAAAGCAGCGTTTCTCAGGTGCGATGTCACAGAAGACATGAAAACCGTTTCCAAGTGGATTTTTGACAGCTACAAAGTGGACATTCTCGTGAACAACGCTGGTATACTCAACGATCGTGCAGTCAAGAAAACTATTGACATCAACGTCACCGCAGTTGCCGAATGGGGATTAGCCTTCTGGGACCACATGAGGAAAGATAAAGGAGGAAATGGTGGTACCATCATCAACTTAGCTTCAATATACGGCTACAGAGTAGACCAGTTTCTGCCAGTATACCAAGCTTCGAAGTTCGCCGTTATGGGATTCACAAAGTCTCTGGGGCATGTAGCCAACTTTGAAAGGACTGGTGTGCGGGTAATAGCCATATGTCCTGGTTTTACTGAAACTAAGTTGACCGATCAGCCTGCCACGTGGCAAATGGGCCAAGACAATGAGTTCGGCAAGTTCCTCAAAGCACAATTATGGCAGAAAGTGGAAGCTGTGGGTAAAGCTGCTGTGGACATCTACCAGAAGGCCAACAGTGGAACCGCTTGGCTCATTGAAGGTGGAAAGCCTATTGTAGAAGTGGCTAAATAA
- the LOC110378476 gene encoding cytochrome P450 9e2 gives MIALLWLVVLVAALTLYLRQVYSRFSRFGVKHFEPVPLVGNLSTVLMRKAHASEDFNNLYQAFPGERFVGRYEFLRNIVMIRDLELVKSITVKDFEHFIDHRMLADADVEPLFGRNLFSLRGHEWKEMRSTLSPAFTSSKMKAMVPFMMEVSEQMINFLKMQIKESGGKHADIECKDLMTRYANDVIASCAFGLKVDSHNDRENDFYSIGTETANFDFKKMLVIFGYACFPAIMKKFNVKMFSELIVNFFKNIVIGTMRNRQKNNILRPDMIHLLMEAKKGKLTHEEKAAEANTGFATVEESDIGKVTVKKEWTEDDLTAQAVLFFVAGYETISSAMAFLIYELAVHPEVQEKLAKEIREHDAKNGGKFDFNSIQNMPYLDMVISEVLRLWPPAVGLDRECSKDYNLGKPNHKAEKDYILRKGEALVIPVWSIHHDPEYFPDPYKFDPERFSEENKHKIKPFSYMPFGLGPRNCIGSRFALCEVKVMAYQLIQQMELSPCEKTSIPAVLAKDTFNLKVEGGHYIRVKLRQ, from the exons ATGATAGCCCTACTATGGCTGGTGGTGCTCGTCGCAGCTCTGACGCTGTACCTGCGCCAAGTCTACTCCAGGTTCAGCCGCTTCGGAGTCAAGCACTTTGAACCAGTACCGCTGGTGGGCAACCTGAGCACCGTGCTGATGCGGAAGGCACATGCTTCTGAGGACTTTAACAATTTGTACCAGGCTTTTCCTGGAGAGAG GTTCGTGGGCCGTTATGAGTTCTTGAGGAACATCGTGATGATTCGAGACCTGGAGCTGGTGAAGAGCATCACAGTCAAGGACTTCGAACACTTCATCGATCACCGCATGTTAGCTGATGCTGACGTTGAGCCTCTGTTCGGCAGGAACCTGTTCTCCCTAAGAG GGCATGAATGGAAGGAGATGCGTTCCACGCTGAGTCCAGCATTCACCAGCTCCAAGATGAAGGCGATGGTGCCTTTCATGATGGAAGTCAGCGAGCAGATGATTAACTTCTTGAAAATGCAGATCAAGGAGTCTGGAG GAAAACATGCAGATATTGAATGCAAAGACCTGATGACTCGCTACGCCAACGATGTGATAGCCTCCTGTGCCTTCGGCTTGAAGGTAGACTCTCACAATGATAGGGAAAACGACTTCTACTCCATTGGCACTGAAACTGCTAACTTTGACTTCAAGAAGATGCTGGTGATCTTTGGGTATGCTTGCTTTCCTGCTATAATGAAG AAATTCAACGTGAAAATGTTTTCGGAACTCATAGTAAATTTCTTCAAAAACATAGTTATTGGTACTATGAGGAACCGACAAAAGAACAATATTCTAAGACCTGACATGATCCATCTCCTCATGGAAGCCAAAAAAg GAAAACTAACGCATGAAGAAAAAGCTGCTGAAGCCAACACTGGGTTTGCAACAGTAGAAGAATCTGATATCGGAAAAGTTACTGTTAAAAAAG AATGGACAGAAGACGACTTGACAGCTCAAGCAGTACTGTTCTTCGTTGCTGGCTACGAAACCATATCATCAGCGATGGCTTTCCTCATCTATGAGTTGGCAGTACACCCTGAGGTACAGGAGAAACTGGCGAAGGAGATCAGGGAACATGACGCTAAGAACGGCGGCAAGTTTGACTTCAACTCCATACAGAATATGCCTTATTTGGATATGGTTATTTCAG AGGTGCTGAGATTATGGCCTCCGGCTGTAGGTTTGGACAGAGAGTGCTCAAAAGATTATAACCTGGGAAAACCCAATCACAAAGCAGAAAAGGATTACATC CTCCGCAAAGGTGAGGCTTTGGTGATCCCGGTGTGGTCTATCCACCACGACCCTGAATACTTCCCGGACCCCTACAAGTTTGACCCTGAAAGATTCTCCGAGGAAAACAAGCACAAAATCAAGCCATTCAGTTATATGCCTTTTGGACTCGGACCAAGAAATTGTATTg GATCGAGATTCGCTTTGTGTGAGGTGAAAGTCATGGCATACCAGCTGATCCAGCAGATGGAGCTGTCTCCCTGCGAGAAGACTTCCATACCGGCTGTACTGGCTAAGGATACCTTCAACCTGAAGGTGGAAGGGGGGCATTATATTAGGGTCAAGTTGCGTCAGTGA